Genomic window (Dyadobacter fanqingshengii):
CAATCACTTCGATGGCCTCAATGTCGCAAGGGTTGCCATAAACGTGTGTGGCCAGAATTCCCGTTGTAGCAGGCGTAATAGATGCCTCAATCAACGCCGGATTGATATTGAATGTCTGCGCGTCAATATCAACGAAAACCGGTGTGCAGTTTTCCCATAAGATTGCATTAGAAGTAGCAACATAGGAAAATGGTGTTGTAATAACCTCGCCCGAAATTTCAAGTGCTTTAATAGCAATTTGAAGGACGATGGTTCCGTTTCCGCAAAAATATAGGTGGTCAACACCCAGATATTTCTTTAATTCTGCTTCAAGTTCCTGAAGAACGGGACCATTGTTGGTAAGATATCCGCGTTCCCAAATTTCCCGAACATACTGCAGATATTTTTCCTGGTCTGGTAAAAAGGTCTTAGTGACGTTAATCATTCACTACATGTTCAGTTTGGCGAATGGAAAAATTAAGTTGAGGGCGAATATAACCGGGCCATTTGCCATACCACGTTACATTTTCACGATAATCCTCAATATCAAAAATAAGGGCTTCTTCCATGTTGTAAAGCACGGTGCTTGTGTCTTTCACGATCATCATAGAAACCACGTAAGAACCGTCGTTCAGGAAGTGACCCGGAATTTCACAAACGCCGCTTACGAGGCCTTTGGCAAAAGTTTCTGCTTGTGTTCCAACATTGAAAATACACTCACCTGTAAACGTATACAAATGCATACTCAGGTTCAGGCTCGCACCTTCCACAAGATTCCAGAATTCAAACTGGAAATTGATCGGCGTCCGAACGTCAATGTGGTTCAGATCGTCCTGATATTCAGGGAAAAGCTTGAATCTTTTGACACGGACCTGATCATTACCAGGCGCATTTTCAATGTTATCCCAATGTTTTTCAAGGGTTTTATGAGACACCTTGCTCAAATAATTGGTAACAATATGCGTGGTCTCGCCCTGATCGATCAGCAAGCCTTTTTCAAAATAGAAAGACTTGTTGCAAAGGGCCTGAATGGCAGTGAGGTTATGGCTTACAAAAATCAATGTTCTTCCGCTTTCGGAAACATCGCGCATTTTGCCAAGACATTTTTTCTGGAATTCTGTATCACCAACCGCTAAAACCTCGTCTACGATCAGGATTTCAGGGTTAAGATGCGCTGCGATCGCAAAACCGAGCCGCACATACATCCCTGAGGAATATCTTTTTACCGGTGTATCCAGAAATTTTTCAACACCTGCAAAATCAACGATCGCATCAAAGGATTGTCTGATCTCGCTTTTTGCCATTCCTAATATCGCCCCGTTCAGGAAGATATTTTCACGGCCGGTGAGTTCGGGGTGAAAACCGGTTCCCACTTCCAGCAAGCTGGCAATGCGGCCTTCAATTTTGATCTGGCCTGTGGTTGGTTCTGTAATGCGGCTGAGGATCTTTAACAATGTTGACTTCCCCGCGCCATTGTGACCCACGATCCCGATACGGTCACCTTGATCAATGGAAAAGTTAATATCCTTTAATGCCCAGAACTCTTCTTTTTCGGCAAAATCGGAGTTATCCTGCTTGCGTGAGAACAATTTGTCGGTTGTCTCCTTAACAACGTCACGAAGGCTCGAAGACCCACTTTTGCGCTGGTGGTCTATGATATATTTCTTACTAATATTTTCAGCTACAATTACAGGCATGCCTAACGTAATTTTTCAGATGTGATCCACAAATGTGTTCTCTTTTTTTCGAAAATAGATCAAAGACAATACGAGAATCGAAAAGGAAATGATCACAGTTGAGTATAAACTTTGCGGATTGAAATATGACTTTTCTCCAAGCAAGCACCAGCGAAACCCGCCGATTATGCCGACCAGGGGATTCAAATTATAGTATTTTTCATACCAGGTATCTTTAACAAGCGAACTTGGGTAAGCAACTGGCAACACATACATCCCTACTTGGATTAAAAACGGAATTAACTGGCCAATATCGCGAAAACGTACATTCAGCACTGCAAAAAACAGTCCGAAGCCCATCGATGTGATAAATGTAAGCAAAACAAAGAAAGGAATGTATATGATTTGCCAGCTTATCGTGTAATCGAAAAATGGGGTAAGCACTATAAATATGCCGAGTGCAATCAAAAAATCCACAAAACCAACTGCTATCGAGCTCAACGGCATAAGGAGCCGGGGAAAGTAAACCTTGGAGACTAGATTGCCATTGATCAGGATGCTATTACTAATCTGCTGAAATGTGTTTGAGAAAAATGTCCAAATGGTAAGACCACTTAATACCATTAATGGGTATGGAACGCCAGGGTCACTGTCGATTCTTGCTACATAACTGAACACGAACACCATCACGGTCATGGTCATGAAGGGCCGTAGCACGCTCCATGCAACGCCTAGTAATGTTTGTTTGTATCGTACAGAAATATCCCGTTTGGATAAAATCCAGAGTAGTTGTCTGTGCAGCCAAAGGTCTTTCCAGTAATCCTTCTCGGATCCGCCTGCTTTTATTGTAATTGAGTGTTGAGTTGCCATTCTATTGCTTAACTACTACTGTGGGGGTTGCAAAGACCGTTCGGAAATAAATGAATATTAGCGCAAGCATTACACCTACCAACGCCCCGATTTTTGCATTCCTCTTATCTTCTGCTTTAATATCTAATGGCACTTTAATGCCTTCAATCTCTGTAAATAGTGGTGCTTCACGAACCATGGTAACACGCATTTTCTCGGCGCTTCCCATTGCTTCATAGTAAAGTGTTTGTAAGAAAGCCGATTTTCTTTCCATGCTGTTGGCTGAAACTTTGGCCTCAGGCAGCAAAATCTGA
Coding sequences:
- a CDS encoding ABC transporter ATP-binding protein — encoded protein: MPVIVAENISKKYIIDHQRKSGSSSLRDVVKETTDKLFSRKQDNSDFAEKEEFWALKDINFSIDQGDRIGIVGHNGAGKSTLLKILSRITEPTTGQIKIEGRIASLLEVGTGFHPELTGRENIFLNGAILGMAKSEIRQSFDAIVDFAGVEKFLDTPVKRYSSGMYVRLGFAIAAHLNPEILIVDEVLAVGDTEFQKKCLGKMRDVSESGRTLIFVSHNLTAIQALCNKSFYFEKGLLIDQGETTHIVTNYLSKVSHKTLEKHWDNIENAPGNDQVRVKRFKLFPEYQDDLNHIDVRTPINFQFEFWNLVEGASLNLSMHLYTFTGECIFNVGTQAETFAKGLVSGVCEIPGHFLNDGSYVVSMMIVKDTSTVLYNMEEALIFDIEDYRENVTWYGKWPGYIRPQLNFSIRQTEHVVND
- a CDS encoding ABC transporter permease; this encodes MATQHSITIKAGGSEKDYWKDLWLHRQLLWILSKRDISVRYKQTLLGVAWSVLRPFMTMTVMVFVFSYVARIDSDPGVPYPLMVLSGLTIWTFFSNTFQQISNSILINGNLVSKVYFPRLLMPLSSIAVGFVDFLIALGIFIVLTPFFDYTISWQIIYIPFFVLLTFITSMGFGLFFAVLNVRFRDIGQLIPFLIQVGMYVLPVAYPSSLVKDTWYEKYYNLNPLVGIIGGFRWCLLGEKSYFNPQSLYSTVIISFSILVLSLIYFRKKENTFVDHI